The DNA window GATTGATCTATGATCACTGGAATCAAGACTCTAATTCATTGCTATTGCTACTTGTGACTGTGTTATATTTTCTGTACCAAAATATAAGTTCGAGCATTTTTAACTGGATAGAATTAAGTTCCAAGTGCTTGATggaatttcattttaaaattttatcttgattttgaaataaattgcattcttgtattttattttttaaagagagAATATACTTCTTGCTAAggtaaattattttgttttgattgttaattaaaaaagttaccatttttatatttttttatcaatttgatcttgattatatatataattaaaaaataatttttgaaaattttgaaaatttaaaaaactaaatagaagtagataaaattttcaaaaaatagatagtgagaaaattaagaaaaattgtttttaaatcctCCAAATCTTTCTGTATTATTTGCATAAAAATATTCAATACTCATcctttagaaaattattaaagaaaCTTCACGTAGCATTTTCtattataagaaaagaaaaaataaagtagaGTATACATTTGAGTtttgcaaaacaatttaaatgaattgaaaatttgaattgaatCTAAAACAGAAAAAATTTGTAGTCTCTATAATATGAGTTCCGGATGTTCTTTTAAGGGTATGAAATTTAACTTGATGATATTACTAATTTGATTTCGAGAAAAATTTTATTCACTGTTTGACCCTGAATTATATCCTTTTCCTCATAAATCAAACTAaactttttttgtccaattttaatatttaaactaaaattCTATTACACGTTTTGGCCCTTACCATTAACAGTGTTAAAAAAAACAACTAATCAAAACACACCACGTGTCCCTCTTGACTGGTGATGTCGACAATGACGTTGTCGTTAAGCGTATTGATTGTGCATTGACTAGACAAAATAttgtaagaaaaaaatatttaaaaaaaagagacacTGTTCCGGTCAACGCTGTTCGGCAACTACGTCATCGTCCACATCAATAGTCAATGGAGGCATGTGGCGTGTTCTGATTTGTTGCTATTCTTTTTAACATTGTTAACAACAGGGTAAAAAAAAGTGTAACGGAACTataatttaggtaccaaaatgggacaaaaaaaatttaggtaccaatttgtgaaaattggGTATAATTCAAGGGCCAAATAGTGATTAAAGCCTTTAAGAAAAACTGAGGaagtgtatttttttttgttctatattattttcaatttgttattgagctgtattgaatgataatttttttttatttcctataCATATTAGTTCTTCAACAATATCATTttcgaaattttatttttttttaaatttttatatagaatcttctatttttaaataattttgagttttttttataattttatatagaattaaggtaaaattgatataaaatataaaaaccgGAGACTAAAATTACCATACTAGCTAAAAAATGTCACTTAATAGTAGGatgacaaaaaaattgaaaacagtagtgattaaattgtaactttttttaattaaatgactaaaataaaaatttacaaataattaagtgactaatggtgtaatttactcttaattttaatataaaatattgtatttgagtttttattttcCAATTAAGTACTTAATATCTAGTCAAACATATATTGAACCATAAAACATAGAAGAGTCGATTTGCGTTTTTTCTTTTGatgtaataaaacataaaacatatactTGTCTTTTTGATAGAGAGGACGGTTTATTTTTACCAGCCATATTTGATTTGAGTTCAATTACCtgcttaaaaaaaaaataaacttgcTCAATTTAGTCCATCTTACCTCCATCTTCCCATCAATAGCCATTCAACGTTCatcttaaatttgaattttgaaaaatcagACCGTTCAACGTTCatcttatattttgaattttgaaaaaccaGACCGTTCCTCACCCCGTCAGCCCCTCTTTAAAAAACGCACCACCGCTTTTCTTCATTTATCCCAAAATCAAGAGACATTTCTGTggcttaaatttttttctctCCCCCCAAAAAATGGCGGATACAGCTGTTGTTGTTGATGTGCCAAGGAAATCAAGAAACAATGGAAGAAAAGCCTTGAAACAGAAGaacccatcatcatcatcaccatcattaTCAACAAATGAAGCCAATATTTTGGCACAAAAGCTCTCACAGCAGCTTTCCCCAACACAGGCTCCTTCTCCGATGAAATCAGATCCGTCGAAAGAGAACCACGACGGACTCTCTCAACCTCTCAAAGGAAAAGCCGCGGGCAAAGggaaacagagcaagaaatcttTCGAGAAAGACTTGCAAGAAATGCAAGATATGCTTCAAAAGCTAAGGATAGAGAAAGAAAAGACCGAAGAGTTATTGAAAGAGAAAGATGAAATGTTGAAGATGAAGGATGAAGAGATTGAAAATAAAGGTAAAGAGCAAGAGAAGTTGCAAATGGAGCTGAAGAAATTGCAGAAAATGAAGGAATTCAAGCCTAATATGGTAAAatgtcttttttttgttttttgttattACATTGGGTTATGCTTTATATTCCTTTTTAGTgatttaaattttgggttttatttcaGAAATTCGCAATTTCGATGAACAAAGGAGgaggatttgaaaagaaaaggccATCTCCACCTTACATTTTGTGGTGCAAAGATCAATGGAAAGAGATAAAGAAAGAGAATCCCGAGGCTGATTTCAAAGAAGTTTCGAATATTTTGGGTGCGAAATGGAAGACGATCATGGCCGAAGAAAAGAAGCCTTACGAAGAGATATATCGAGCCGAAAAGGAAGTGTATTTACAGGCGATTGCGAAAGAGAAACGCGAGACGGAAGCCATGAAACTCTTTGAAGATGAGCATAAACAAAAGACAGCAATGGAGTTACTGGAACAATACTTGCAGTTCAAGGAAGAAGCTGAGAAAGAAACCAAGaaaaaaaccaagaaagaaaGGGATCCCTTAAAGCCTAAGCAACCCATGTCGGCTTTCTTTTTGTTCTCCAACGAGAGAAGGGCGGCTTTACTCGCCGATAACGGAAACAAGAACGTTTTGGAAGCGGCGAAAATCGCGGGCGAAGAATGGAAGAACATGACTGCAGAACAAAAAAAGCCTTATGAAGaggtaaaaatgaataaaatgaacaAATCCCAtgtttttctttaacttaaagaGCACGTAATCTCATTTTTTGTTACGGATTTTTGTAGATAGCAAAGAAGAACAAGGAAAAATACATGGAAGAAATGGAGGTTTACAAGcagaaaaaggaagaagaagcatTGAATGTTAAAAAACAAGAAGAAGAGATGATGAAACTACAGAAACAAGAAGCACTTCAATTGcttaaaaagaaagagaaaactgatcatatcattaaaaaaaccaaagagaaaCGTCAACAAAAGAAGCAGCAGAATTCAGATCCTAATAAACCTAAAAAGCCTGCATCTTCTTTCCTTTTGTTCAGCAAAGAAGCAAGGAAAACTCTGGTACAAGAACGACAAGGAATCAACAACTCTACACTTAATGCCCTGATTTCAGTGAAATGGAAGGTATGTTATCATCCTAAAATCAccatttttgcaattttttaacttttttttgtttaattgataTTGGGTTTGTGTTGAATTTTTTGGGTTTGGATTTATTAGGAGCTTAGTGAAGAAGAAAGGGATGTTTGGAATGCGAAAGCAAGTGAAGCCATGGAAGTATACAAGAAACAAATGGAACAATACAACAAATCTGCAGAGGAGGAGCAGCAGCACTAGTGAAAGACTTTTTTTAATGTTGATGTTTAAGTGTTTTGTTTGAACATCAATCCTTTTGATGATGATTTGATTAACATTTTCTGGCTGCAATCTAATATTTCTTTCAAGTTTTAATTCGATATTTCCCTCTCCTCGAGTAAATTTAATGCGAATTCTCTCTCATATTTAATGTTATCTGCAAATGAATGGGGACAGACAGTGATGGCAATCACGCTTTGAATTTCTCTGGATCGTAGTAACTCAGAACCTACACGTTTTATTAGACCGAGTGTACCGACAATTGGAAAACCAAACATAAGAAGCTCttgtaatagaaaaaaaaatttaaacaaaatctCGTCATCTACTTCTTTTTTTGTTCTGTTTTCCGAGAAAATAAAATGGAGCAATCCCAAGAAAAACGCGaacaaaagaaaaagcaaaactCAGAGGGCAATAATCTTATATGGGATTGCGGTAGCACCCTTTACGACTCGTTCGAATTCAACGCTTTCAATCGGCAGCTCAACTCAGCAATAGTCCATTCCAGAACAATGTCCATGCCTCATTTAGTCCACTGCGCTCCTCCTCCGCCGCCACCGTCGAAGCCCTCTCGATCCATTGAGAAACTATTGAAATCCACGTTCAAGTTCAGACCAATTTGCAGTTGTTCGTCTGTTTTGTTGCCGGAAAAAAAGATCGAACAAAGAGCATTACGTTGTTTGCGACAAGACAGGCACAGTGAGATACGGGAAGTCTCCGACGTTG is part of the Gossypium hirsutum isolate 1008001.06 chromosome D11, Gossypium_hirsutum_v2.1, whole genome shotgun sequence genome and encodes:
- the LOC107904472 gene encoding high mobility group B protein 6, with protein sequence MADTAVVVDVPRKSRNNGRKALKQKNPSSSSPSLSTNEANILAQKLSQQLSPTQAPSPMKSDPSKENHDGLSQPLKGKAAGKGKQSKKSFEKDLQEMQDMLQKLRIEKEKTEELLKEKDEMLKMKDEEIENKGKEQEKLQMELKKLQKMKEFKPNMKFAISMNKGGGFEKKRPSPPYILWCKDQWKEIKKENPEADFKEVSNILGAKWKTIMAEEKKPYEEIYRAEKEVYLQAIAKEKRETEAMKLFEDEHKQKTAMELLEQYLQFKEEAEKETKKKTKKERDPLKPKQPMSAFFLFSNERRAALLADNGNKNVLEAAKIAGEEWKNMTAEQKKPYEEIAKKNKEKYMEEMEVYKQKKEEEALNVKKQEEEMMKLQKQEALQLLKKKEKTDHIIKKTKEKRQQKKQQNSDPNKPKKPASSFLLFSKEARKTLVQERQGINNSTLNALISVKWKELSEEERDVWNAKASEAMEVYKKQMEQYNKSAEEEQQH
- the LOC121223609 gene encoding uncharacterized protein, which gives rise to MEQSQEKREQKKKQNSEGNNLIWDCGSTLYDSFEFNAFNRQLNSAIVHSRTMSMPHLVHCAPPPPPPSKPSRSIEKLLKSTFKFRPICSCSSVLLPEKKIEQRALRCLRQDRHSEIREVSDVDFGGFCSTQIINSWVIKL